A stretch of the Marinobacter sp. JH2 genome encodes the following:
- a CDS encoding flagellar basal body P-ring protein FlgI: MIRKFCVLFTMLAVMASPVAADRLKDLAKVKGVRNNQLIGYGLVVGLSGTGDKAPFTNQTFRNMMNQFGITLPDGVNPKLANVAAVTVSATLPAFAKPGQELDITVSSIGNADSLRGGTLLMAPLKGADGQVYAMAQGSLVVGGFGAQGQDGSRITVNVPSVGRIPNGATIEREVTSPFNRGDTITFNLLRADFTTARRVVEAINSRLGPDMAYAHDPTSISVRAPRDPSQRVSFLSIIENIEVDPAEESAKVVINSRTGTIVVGQNVKVSPAAITHGNLTVTIQENPEVVQPNPFAGGDTEVQANTQIAITEDPARMFQFGPATTLNEIVQAVNQVGAAPGDVMAVLEALKQAGALRAELIVI, from the coding sequence ATGATCCGCAAATTTTGTGTGCTCTTTACGATGCTGGCGGTGATGGCCTCGCCGGTTGCAGCGGATCGTCTGAAGGACCTAGCGAAAGTTAAAGGGGTTCGAAATAACCAACTGATTGGCTATGGCTTGGTGGTAGGGCTCAGCGGCACCGGCGATAAAGCGCCGTTTACCAATCAGACTTTCCGGAACATGATGAACCAGTTCGGCATCACGCTTCCTGATGGCGTTAATCCTAAGCTTGCAAACGTTGCGGCAGTCACGGTGAGCGCCACACTGCCGGCCTTCGCGAAACCCGGACAGGAGCTGGATATCACCGTGTCCTCAATCGGTAACGCGGATAGCTTGCGTGGTGGCACCTTGTTGATGGCCCCGTTGAAAGGCGCTGATGGCCAGGTATATGCCATGGCTCAAGGCAGCTTGGTGGTGGGCGGCTTTGGCGCTCAGGGGCAAGATGGTTCGCGAATTACCGTGAACGTGCCGAGCGTGGGCCGCATTCCTAACGGTGCAACCATTGAGCGGGAAGTGACTTCGCCGTTCAATCGCGGCGATACCATTACCTTTAACCTGTTGCGCGCGGACTTCACCACGGCTCGTCGGGTGGTTGAAGCTATCAACAGCCGCTTAGGTCCGGACATGGCTTATGCCCACGATCCGACATCGATATCAGTTAGGGCACCCAGAGATCCGTCCCAGCGAGTGAGCTTTTTGTCGATTATCGAAAACATAGAAGTCGACCCAGCGGAAGAGTCTGCCAAAGTCGTGATTAACAGTCGTACCGGCACCATTGTGGTAGGTCAGAACGTGAAAGTGAGTCCGGCGGCTATCACCCACGGCAACTTGACGGTCACTATTCAGGAAAATCCTGAAGTGGTTCAGCCTAACCCATTTGCGGGTGGCGACACTGAAGTGCAGGCCAACACTCAAATTGCGATCACCGAAGACCCGGCACGAATGTTCCAGTTTGGCCCGGCCACCACGCTGAATGAGATCGTTCAGGCGGTCAATCAGGTGGGGGCAGCACCCGGTGACGTGATGGCTGTACTGGAAGCTCTCAAACAGGCTGGCGCGTTGCGAGCCGAGCTGATTGTGATCTAG
- the yajC gene encoding preprotein translocase subunit YajC gives MAQGAEGQSMGVMGQVIFFAGFILIFYFLIWRPQSKRAKEHKNLMSSLNKGDEVVTSGGMVGRITKVFDDFIVLEVAENIEIKIQKVAVAGALPKGTLKDI, from the coding sequence ATGGCTCAAGGCGCTGAAGGTCAGTCCATGGGTGTTATGGGCCAGGTCATCTTTTTCGCAGGCTTCATTCTGATTTTCTACTTCTTGATCTGGCGTCCGCAGTCCAAGCGCGCGAAAGAGCACAAGAACCTGATGTCCAGCCTGAACAAGGGCGACGAAGTAGTAACGTCTGGTGGCATGGTTGGCCGTATCACCAAGGTTTTCGACGATTTCATCGTTCTGGAAGTTGCTGAAAACATCGAGATCAAGATTCAGAAAGTTGCTGTTGCCGGTGCTCTGCCCAAGGGCACGCTCAAGGATATCTGA
- the tgt gene encoding tRNA guanosine(34) transglycosylase Tgt: MSFEKLGEDGKARRGRLTFPRGTVETPAFMPVGTYGTVKGMLPRDIEEIGAEIILGNTFHLMLRPGTEVVKAHGDLHDFTQWHGPILTDSGGFQVFSLGEMRKITEHGVTFRSPVDGAKVELNPEIAMQVQRDLGSDIVMIFDECTPYPATEKQAKDSMELSLRWAARSKKAHEGNPSALFGIVQGGMYESLRDQSLEGLANIGFDGYAIGGLSVGEPKEDMIRILDHLPPKMPEDKPRYLMGVGRPEDIVEAVRRGVDMFDCVMPTRNARNGYLFTSVGIVKIRNAKNRHDAGPLDERCDCYTCKNFSKSYLHHLDKCGEMLGSQLNTIHNLRFYQNLMSGLRGAIEAGTLSDFVSEFYALRGETVPSLGDE, encoded by the coding sequence ATGTCTTTCGAGAAGTTGGGTGAAGATGGTAAAGCCCGTCGTGGACGCCTGACTTTCCCTCGCGGCACCGTAGAAACCCCGGCATTCATGCCAGTGGGTACATACGGCACTGTTAAAGGTATGTTGCCTCGTGACATCGAAGAGATTGGTGCAGAGATCATTCTTGGGAACACGTTCCACTTGATGCTGCGTCCCGGTACCGAAGTGGTAAAGGCGCATGGCGACCTGCATGATTTCACCCAGTGGCACGGCCCGATTCTTACGGATTCCGGTGGATTTCAGGTTTTTAGTCTGGGTGAAATGCGCAAAATCACTGAGCATGGTGTGACCTTCCGCTCGCCAGTCGATGGTGCCAAGGTCGAGCTCAATCCGGAAATTGCAATGCAGGTGCAGCGCGATTTGGGTTCAGACATCGTGATGATTTTCGACGAGTGTACCCCGTACCCGGCGACTGAAAAGCAGGCGAAGGACTCTATGGAGCTTTCGTTGCGCTGGGCAGCTCGTAGCAAGAAAGCCCATGAAGGCAATCCATCCGCATTGTTTGGTATTGTTCAGGGTGGTATGTACGAATCCCTGCGCGACCAGTCTCTCGAAGGTTTGGCGAACATTGGTTTCGATGGCTACGCCATTGGCGGCCTGTCTGTGGGTGAGCCAAAAGAGGATATGATACGGATTCTGGATCATCTGCCGCCAAAGATGCCGGAAGACAAGCCCCGGTATCTTATGGGGGTGGGGCGCCCGGAAGATATCGTGGAAGCGGTACGTCGTGGCGTTGATATGTTCGACTGCGTGATGCCAACTCGTAATGCTCGCAATGGGTATTTGTTTACGTCAGTCGGCATCGTAAAAATTCGAAACGCAAAGAACCGTCATGATGCTGGACCGTTGGATGAGCGCTGCGATTGTTATACCTGCAAAAACTTTTCGAAAAGCTATCTGCATCATTTGGATAAATGTGGGGAAATGCTTGGTTCCCAGTTAAACACCATCCACAATCTGCGTTTTTACCAGAACCTGATGAGCGGATTGCGTGGTGCCATTGAAGCAGGTACATTGTCCGACTTTGTAAGCGAATTCTACGCCTTACGCGGTGAAACCGTGCCGTCGTTGGGTGATGAGTGA
- the flgJ gene encoding flagellar assembly peptidoglycan hydrolase FlgJ: MQDHRVQQAQVYTDFSGLNALKTQARSDKKAALEEVAKQFESLFLSEMLKSMRKAGEVFAEGNYLNSNESEFYRDMFDSQISLSMASGSGTGLAEALVRQLGESIPGVASTGEKLAGHKATLADYDRTLPAISPALPERMKAVEEVTQALPSDVFELSPNTNLPATFESPEHFVSELMPFAQRIGRESGIDPRLMVAQAALETGWGKHMIEGDGDEPSFNLFGIKADSRWNGDAVTITTTEFRDGVAMKERADFRAYPDYEGSFRDYVEFLQSNPRYKEVLSSAGEPEIFAEKLQQAGYATDPEYGSKIRRIMNRDSLMTLSLGNGGIKE, encoded by the coding sequence ATGCAGGATCATCGCGTTCAACAAGCTCAGGTATACACGGACTTTAGTGGCCTTAATGCACTGAAAACCCAGGCCCGTAGTGATAAGAAAGCAGCGCTTGAAGAGGTGGCCAAACAGTTTGAAAGCCTGTTCCTATCGGAAATGCTGAAGTCCATGCGTAAAGCCGGTGAGGTGTTCGCCGAAGGCAATTACCTGAACAGTAATGAAAGCGAATTCTATCGGGATATGTTTGATAGCCAGATCAGTTTGAGCATGGCCAGCGGTTCCGGAACCGGTTTGGCGGAGGCACTGGTTAGGCAGTTGGGGGAGAGCATTCCTGGCGTTGCATCGACCGGAGAAAAACTGGCGGGCCACAAGGCGACGCTGGCGGATTATGACCGTACTTTACCAGCTATTTCTCCTGCCTTGCCGGAACGCATGAAAGCGGTAGAAGAAGTGACGCAGGCTTTGCCCAGTGATGTTTTCGAATTGAGCCCTAATACTAATTTGCCTGCCACCTTTGAAAGCCCTGAACATTTTGTCAGCGAATTGATGCCCTTTGCGCAGCGAATTGGCCGAGAGAGTGGCATTGATCCGCGTTTGATGGTGGCCCAAGCCGCACTGGAAACGGGCTGGGGCAAGCACATGATTGAAGGTGATGGTGACGAGCCGAGCTTCAACCTTTTTGGCATTAAGGCTGACAGCCGTTGGAATGGAGATGCCGTCACTATTACAACCACCGAGTTTCGTGACGGTGTTGCGATGAAGGAGCGTGCAGACTTTCGGGCTTATCCGGATTACGAGGGTAGCTTCCGTGACTATGTGGAGTTCCTTCAAAGCAATCCGCGTTACAAAGAAGTGCTTTCTTCAGCAGGCGAGCCTGAAATTTTTGCAGAAAAACTGCAGCAAGCAGGGTACGCCACCGACCCGGAATACGGTTCCAAGATTCGCCGGATTATGAATCGTGATTCCCTGATGACGTTGTCCCTGGGCAACGGCGGGATAAAGGAGTAA
- the flgL gene encoding flagellar hook-associated protein FlgL yields MVRISSQQIFSGGINRMQDINSDLVKTQQQISTGKRVNQPSDDPVAAARILKLDQNLSRVETYQRNADLADNRLKQEESALSSAIDIIQRVRELTVQAGNGSLSANDRKSISSELKERLGQLADVANSRDASGEYIFSGFQGGSPAFVKEDGAWTYNGDEGQRVLEIDDGVTVPISDHGKGIFSDVPATVSVTKTTSDNGFISGLSLKDESALQAAFDSASPNVPNDLTVTVAPDPITNELVVGVTRSDGTSLQTTPAAPGLGDPFEVAGLEMTVNDAAYDPVAGTGDSFTIGINDKQSIFGTIENLITGLDSISKDSPKGNAEYDALISESLANLDNGQESILQKQTELGGRMNAVESTSAFLEDSALYTKEIRSQLQDVDYAEAISNLSFQSFVLQAAQQSFAQISQLSLFDRL; encoded by the coding sequence ATGGTGCGTATTTCATCACAGCAAATCTTCTCCGGTGGTATCAACCGGATGCAGGATATTAATAGCGATCTGGTTAAAACGCAGCAGCAGATCTCCACGGGTAAGAGGGTCAACCAGCCCTCAGACGACCCGGTAGCGGCCGCGCGTATTCTTAAACTTGATCAGAACCTGAGTCGCGTTGAAACCTATCAGCGTAACGCCGATTTGGCGGATAACCGGCTGAAACAGGAAGAAAGCGCGCTGAGCAGTGCCATCGACATCATTCAGCGAGTAAGGGAGTTGACGGTACAAGCCGGTAATGGGTCACTGTCTGCTAATGATCGCAAGTCGATTTCGTCTGAACTCAAAGAGCGGCTTGGGCAATTGGCTGACGTGGCTAATAGTCGTGACGCTTCAGGTGAGTATATCTTCAGTGGATTTCAGGGTGGTTCGCCGGCTTTCGTTAAAGAAGATGGTGCCTGGACTTATAACGGGGATGAAGGGCAGCGTGTTTTGGAAATAGATGATGGTGTGACTGTACCGATCAGTGATCACGGTAAGGGAATTTTTAGCGACGTGCCCGCGACGGTTTCGGTGACGAAAACCACATCCGACAACGGATTTATTTCCGGCCTATCGCTAAAGGATGAAAGTGCGCTTCAGGCTGCATTTGATTCGGCTTCGCCGAACGTACCCAATGATCTGACCGTCACGGTTGCTCCTGATCCTATTACGAATGAGTTGGTGGTAGGTGTAACCCGTAGTGATGGTACGTCGTTGCAAACAACACCCGCCGCACCCGGATTGGGTGACCCCTTTGAGGTGGCCGGGCTCGAGATGACGGTCAATGATGCTGCGTATGATCCAGTTGCAGGGACAGGCGATTCGTTCACAATCGGCATCAACGACAAACAGTCCATCTTCGGCACCATCGAAAATCTCATAACCGGTCTGGATAGCATCTCGAAGGATTCGCCAAAGGGCAACGCGGAATACGATGCCCTGATATCAGAATCCTTAGCCAATCTGGACAACGGCCAGGAATCCATACTTCAGAAACAAACTGAACTGGGGGGGCGCATGAATGCAGTGGAATCAACCAGTGCGTTTTTGGAAGATTCCGCCCTCTACACCAAAGAGATTCGGTCGCAGCTACAAGATGTTGATTATGCCGAAGCAATCAGTAATCTGAGCTTCCAAAGCTTTGTGTTGCAGGCCGCTCAGCAATCGTTTGCACAGATCTCGCAGCTGTCATTATTTGATCGATTGTAA
- the flgH gene encoding flagellar basal body L-ring protein FlgH, with the protein MKRIHRTWTAKRAATLALVGGLIILQGCTAMTRPRAMPDDPAYAPVRAQAMMQRDPDSGSIYQVSRNYNIYGDTKALNVGDVLTVLLEESTRASKNAETTITKDQELGLPEPNLFGKNNIGLNASANLERDFQGAAEADQSNSLAGSITVTVTEVLPNGVLRIRGEKWLSLTNGDEYIRLTGMVRPQDIAPDNTVASNRIADARFAYGGTGDFDQANQMGWLARFFNSEWWPL; encoded by the coding sequence ATGAAACGCATACATCGAACCTGGACAGCCAAGCGCGCGGCCACACTGGCATTGGTGGGAGGCCTGATCATTCTGCAAGGCTGCACGGCCATGACCCGACCCCGTGCAATGCCAGACGATCCGGCCTATGCGCCGGTGCGAGCCCAGGCGATGATGCAGCGTGATCCGGATTCCGGTTCTATCTATCAGGTTTCCCGAAACTACAATATTTATGGTGATACGAAAGCATTGAACGTTGGAGATGTGCTGACGGTCTTGTTGGAAGAGTCCACTCGCGCCAGCAAAAATGCCGAAACCACGATCACCAAAGATCAGGAGCTGGGCCTGCCGGAGCCGAATCTCTTCGGTAAGAACAACATTGGCCTGAATGCTTCAGCCAATCTTGAGCGGGATTTTCAAGGCGCCGCCGAGGCAGACCAAAGCAATAGTTTGGCCGGAAGCATCACCGTGACGGTAACGGAAGTGTTGCCGAACGGCGTGTTGCGCATTCGCGGTGAGAAGTGGCTCTCCCTGACTAATGGCGATGAGTATATCCGCCTGACCGGTATGGTGCGCCCGCAGGACATTGCACCGGACAACACGGTGGCATCCAACCGAATCGCAGATGCCCGGTTTGCGTATGGCGGCACCGGCGACTTTGATCAAGCCAATCAAATGGGCTGGCTGGCCCGCTTCTTTAACAGTGAGTGGTGGCCGCTATGA
- the secD gene encoding protein translocase subunit SecD, with the protein MLNKYPLWKNLVIVFALVVGFIYALPNFFPDDYAVQITGSRGSTEVDQRILDRALSALESQGIEVKSSTVEERDALIRLNSSDAQLRARPAVQAALGNDYLVALNMAPSTPGWLRSLGAGPMKLGLDLRGGVHFLLEVDMDTAVTQRLEALSGQIKQDMREERIRYRGGDIRNSRDIVLSFRDSDTRAEAFSLVRDQYNEFLLDESSEGGEFLLTLTLSDAEIQGIKEYALEQNLTTIRNRVNELGVAEPLVQRQGSDRIIVELPGVQDTAQAKRVLGATANLEFRMEARQDASSSETEQFSFRDTPQRTARLQRDVIATGNNVANAQQAFDENGQPQVNITMDSVGGDLMNRATRNNIGRRMAVLFIEFRTETESREVDGELKQVEKRVVEKGLISLATVQSALGSSFRITGLDSIPEAAELSLLLRAGALAAPMYFVQERTIGPSLGQKNIDAGVMSVVLGFGLVLLYMLVYYRGFGVIANISLTLNLMLLVACMSILSATLTLPGIAGIVLTVGMAVDANVLIFERIKEELRAGVPPQLAINAGYGRAFVSIFDANITTLLVAVILFAMGSGPVKGFAVTLCIGILTSMFSGLMVSRGIVNLVYGGRRVEKLSIGGKLAHV; encoded by the coding sequence ATGCTAAATAAGTATCCTCTCTGGAAAAATCTGGTGATCGTGTTTGCTCTGGTCGTTGGATTCATATACGCCTTACCGAACTTCTTCCCCGACGATTACGCCGTCCAGATCACTGGCTCACGAGGTAGCACTGAGGTCGATCAGCGCATCCTTGACCGTGCTTTAAGCGCACTCGAAAGTCAGGGTATCGAAGTGAAATCCAGTACTGTTGAAGAGCGCGATGCTCTGATACGCCTGAACAGTTCTGATGCTCAGTTGCGTGCGCGCCCAGCGGTGCAAGCAGCACTGGGAAATGATTACCTGGTCGCGCTGAACATGGCACCATCAACACCGGGTTGGTTGCGTAGTTTGGGGGCTGGTCCCATGAAGTTGGGTCTTGATCTTCGGGGCGGTGTTCACTTCCTGTTGGAAGTCGATATGGACACTGCAGTGACCCAGCGACTGGAAGCGCTGTCAGGGCAGATCAAACAGGATATGCGTGAGGAGAGGATTCGCTACCGTGGTGGTGATATTCGAAACAGTCGTGACATTGTTCTGAGCTTCCGGGATTCGGACACGCGCGCAGAAGCCTTTTCGCTGGTTCGTGATCAATACAATGAGTTTTTGTTAGACGAAAGCTCCGAAGGCGGGGAGTTTCTTCTGACGTTGACTTTGTCGGATGCGGAAATACAGGGCATTAAAGAGTACGCTCTGGAGCAGAACCTTACCACCATCCGGAACCGGGTGAACGAACTAGGTGTGGCTGAGCCTTTGGTGCAGCGCCAAGGTTCGGATCGCATTATTGTTGAATTGCCCGGCGTTCAGGATACTGCGCAAGCTAAGCGGGTTCTGGGCGCTACGGCAAACCTTGAATTCCGTATGGAGGCTCGCCAAGACGCGTCGTCATCGGAAACCGAACAGTTCAGCTTCCGTGATACTCCTCAGCGCACCGCGCGGTTGCAGCGTGATGTGATTGCCACGGGTAATAATGTGGCAAACGCACAGCAGGCGTTTGACGAAAATGGTCAACCTCAGGTCAATATCACCATGGACTCCGTGGGTGGTGATTTGATGAATCGGGCGACTCGCAACAATATCGGTCGTCGTATGGCTGTTTTGTTTATTGAGTTCCGTACTGAAACCGAAAGCCGAGAAGTTGACGGAGAGCTGAAGCAGGTTGAAAAGCGCGTCGTCGAAAAAGGTCTGATCAGTCTCGCAACGGTGCAGTCAGCGCTTGGTAGCAGTTTCCGCATTACCGGTTTGGATTCGATTCCCGAAGCGGCTGAGTTATCGTTGCTGTTGCGAGCAGGTGCGTTAGCTGCGCCGATGTACTTTGTGCAAGAGCGCACTATCGGGCCAAGCCTCGGACAGAAGAACATCGATGCCGGTGTAATGTCTGTTGTGCTGGGTTTTGGCTTGGTGCTTCTTTATATGCTGGTGTACTACCGTGGCTTTGGCGTAATCGCTAATATTTCTTTGACCTTAAACTTGATGTTGCTTGTGGCGTGCATGTCGATACTGTCCGCTACCCTAACCTTGCCGGGTATCGCCGGTATTGTTCTGACGGTGGGTATGGCCGTTGATGCCAACGTGCTTATCTTTGAGCGGATCAAAGAGGAGTTGAGGGCGGGGGTGCCGCCTCAATTGGCTATTAACGCGGGTTACGGGCGTGCCTTTGTATCGATTTTTGATGCCAACATCACGACTCTGCTGGTTGCAGTGATCCTCTTTGCGATGGGTTCCGGTCCGGTGAAGGGGTTTGCGGTCACTCTGTGTATCGGCATACTTACCTCTATGTTCAGTGGTTTGATGGTAAGCCGAGGTATCGTCAATCTGGTATACGGCGGCCGAAGGGTCGAGAAGCTATCGATCGGGGGTAAGCTCGCCCATGTCTGA
- the flgK gene encoding flagellar hook-associated protein FlgK — MAGLIGIGLSGVLSHQSALNTTANNITNANTPGYSRQEVQFATQEGNRTGAGTVGTGVSIENIRRLANEYLTQQLREDSTLFGEQNALNAELTQLDNLLGGESTGLSNALNNFFASLQNAAEDPTSLPQRQLVLSEAQQVVNRFQALNEQFIQQRESVKTQMQQGVKDANTLIKNIADLNLAISESPGIAQGKMPLELMDKRDENLRGLSALVGIRVTHTDGSQVNVSLANGQSLVTGSDAAQLGTRTSAQDPTQLEFTLTSGGRLLQVDDQIQGGTLGGLRGFEREALRPAFDELGRLAIGISSAINHQHEIGMDLEGDLGGNFFSDINSVEFQRSRVIANGNNAEPQNAQLAVEITDSSLLAAGTWSLKFSGDGKSYQLVDASTGEVARQGRLPDPVQSEISMPGFNVRIEGGDFNPGDEFLIQPSRNAAANIALNVRREEDLAFASPIRASVAEGNLGTGQINQGKMLNVRNPNTNALLDGFQSQGELANGPMRIAFENDGADIVYRIFDGSGAEISSADYPNGVPYDAKGVNVAFEGDPSAGDLYQGYQFEITGEPADGDEFVIDFNENGVSDNRNAELLAALGTANTLNGGSQNFAEGYAGLVEDVGVKTRQSQLDKAAGQTLLEQSNNQRESVSGVNLDEEAGKLIQYQAAYNASAQVMSVAQDLFNTLLQSFR, encoded by the coding sequence ATGGCAGGATTAATCGGGATAGGTTTGTCGGGTGTGCTCAGTCACCAGAGTGCCCTTAATACCACAGCCAATAACATCACCAACGCCAATACTCCGGGCTACAGTCGCCAAGAAGTCCAGTTTGCGACTCAAGAGGGCAATCGCACGGGGGCTGGCACCGTTGGCACTGGCGTGTCGATCGAGAACATTCGCCGTTTGGCAAACGAATACCTCACGCAGCAGTTGCGAGAAGACAGCACGTTGTTTGGGGAGCAAAACGCCCTTAATGCCGAGCTTACCCAGCTGGACAACTTGCTTGGCGGTGAAAGCACCGGTCTGAGCAATGCGCTGAACAACTTCTTTGCCTCCCTGCAAAATGCCGCGGAAGACCCAACGTCTTTGCCGCAGCGCCAGCTGGTGCTAAGCGAAGCCCAGCAAGTGGTGAACCGTTTCCAGGCGCTGAACGAACAGTTTATCCAGCAGCGGGAGTCCGTGAAGACGCAAATGCAGCAGGGCGTAAAAGATGCCAACACGCTGATTAAAAATATTGCTGATCTTAACCTGGCGATTTCCGAATCGCCCGGTATTGCTCAGGGCAAAATGCCACTTGAATTAATGGACAAACGGGACGAAAACCTCCGGGGACTGTCGGCGCTGGTCGGTATCCGTGTGACCCACACGGATGGCAGCCAGGTGAACGTGTCGCTGGCTAACGGGCAATCGCTGGTTACCGGGTCCGATGCAGCCCAATTGGGGACGAGAACCAGTGCGCAGGACCCAACTCAGCTAGAATTCACGCTTACCAGCGGTGGACGACTGTTGCAGGTTGATGACCAGATTCAGGGTGGGACGTTAGGCGGCTTGCGCGGCTTCGAGCGAGAAGCTTTGCGCCCGGCGTTTGATGAGCTTGGGCGGTTGGCGATTGGGATTTCTTCCGCTATTAACCACCAGCATGAAATTGGTATGGATCTGGAAGGTGATTTGGGCGGCAACTTCTTCAGCGATATAAACAGCGTTGAGTTTCAGCGCAGCCGAGTGATTGCGAACGGCAACAACGCCGAGCCTCAAAACGCTCAGCTGGCCGTTGAGATAACCGACAGCAGTTTGTTGGCGGCGGGTACTTGGTCATTGAAGTTCAGCGGGGACGGTAAAAGCTATCAGTTGGTCGATGCCTCAACGGGCGAGGTGGCGCGCCAAGGGCGATTGCCCGACCCGGTTCAATCTGAAATTAGCATGCCGGGCTTTAATGTCCGGATTGAGGGCGGCGATTTTAATCCTGGAGACGAGTTCCTGATACAGCCTAGCCGAAACGCGGCGGCTAATATTGCGCTGAATGTTCGCCGGGAAGAGGATCTTGCGTTCGCGAGTCCGATCCGGGCCAGTGTGGCAGAGGGGAATTTAGGTACCGGCCAAATAAATCAGGGCAAAATGCTCAATGTCCGTAACCCTAATACAAACGCACTTTTGGATGGATTCCAAAGCCAGGGTGAGTTGGCAAACGGCCCAATGAGAATCGCTTTCGAGAACGACGGGGCAGACATTGTTTATCGGATTTTCGATGGTTCTGGCGCTGAGATTTCGTCCGCCGATTATCCGAACGGTGTGCCTTACGATGCAAAGGGCGTTAACGTTGCTTTTGAAGGGGATCCTTCGGCTGGTGATCTTTATCAAGGATACCAGTTCGAGATAACAGGTGAGCCTGCAGATGGCGATGAATTTGTCATCGATTTCAATGAAAACGGCGTTTCCGATAACCGAAACGCCGAATTGCTGGCGGCTTTAGGCACGGCAAATACTCTTAACGGCGGTAGCCAGAACTTTGCCGAAGGTTACGCGGGGTTGGTGGAAGACGTGGGCGTCAAAACCCGTCAGAGCCAGCTTGATAAGGCCGCAGGGCAAACCCTGTTGGAGCAATCCAATAATCAGCGGGAATCTGTTTCCGGAGTAAATCTGGATGAAGAGGCAGGTAAGCTGATTCAGTATCAGGCAGCTTACAATGCGTCGGCGCAAGTTATGTCGGTGGCGCAGGACTTGTTTAACACGTTGCTGCAAAGCTTCCGGTAA
- the queA gene encoding tRNA preQ1(34) S-adenosylmethionine ribosyltransferase-isomerase QueA, whose amino-acid sequence MNVSDFHFDLPDELIARYPLKQRSASRLLTLDGVSGHTQHLQFTNLPELLEPGDLLVFNNTRVIPARLFGQKETGGRVEVLVERLVGEREILAHARASKALKEGQKVILEDGSSLTMIGREDALFRFVNEGDELILDLLERIGHMPLPPYMERDDDLSDRERYQTVYAQEAGAVAAPTAGLHFDDALLETLKAKGVEFAYVTLHVGAGTFQPVRVDKIEEHVMHSEVAHVPEETVEAVRQTRARGGRVVAVGTTSVRSLESASQSGQLSTFRGETDIFIFPGYRFNTIDAMVTNFHLPESTLIMLVSAFAGYDNIMNAYREAVDQAYRFFSYGDAMFLTAREPSRGRLASSSQTDSASSDFSGENL is encoded by the coding sequence ATGAACGTCTCCGATTTTCATTTTGACTTGCCGGACGAGTTGATCGCTCGTTATCCGCTTAAACAACGCAGTGCCTCTCGTTTGCTGACCCTTGATGGGGTTTCCGGTCACACGCAGCATCTCCAGTTTACGAATCTTCCGGAATTACTCGAGCCCGGTGACCTTCTCGTTTTTAACAACACCCGTGTTATTCCAGCGCGCCTGTTCGGTCAAAAAGAAACCGGCGGCCGTGTTGAAGTTCTTGTTGAAAGGCTGGTGGGTGAGCGGGAGATTCTTGCCCATGCACGAGCCTCCAAGGCTCTGAAAGAAGGGCAAAAGGTTATCCTTGAAGACGGCTCCTCGTTGACCATGATTGGTCGTGAAGACGCCTTGTTCCGGTTTGTGAATGAGGGTGATGAGCTGATTCTCGATTTGTTGGAGCGTATCGGCCACATGCCGCTTCCTCCTTATATGGAGCGTGACGACGACCTGTCTGATCGCGAGCGTTATCAGACCGTTTACGCCCAAGAAGCCGGAGCGGTAGCAGCCCCTACGGCCGGATTGCACTTTGATGACGCACTGCTCGAAACGCTGAAGGCCAAAGGCGTCGAATTCGCCTATGTAACCTTGCACGTTGGTGCGGGCACTTTCCAGCCGGTACGCGTCGACAAGATCGAAGAGCACGTGATGCACAGTGAGGTCGCGCATGTGCCGGAAGAAACAGTTGAGGCGGTTCGCCAAACCCGGGCAAGGGGTGGGCGAGTCGTGGCAGTAGGCACCACATCCGTGCGTTCGCTGGAATCTGCCAGCCAGTCCGGGCAACTGAGTACTTTCCGGGGAGAGACGGATATATTCATTTTCCCTGGTTATCGGTTTAATACCATCGATGCCATGGTGACTAACTTTCACCTGCCGGAATCGACCTTGATCATGTTGGTCAGCGCGTTTGCCGGGTACGACAATATTATGAATGCCTATCGTGAAGCGGTAGATCAGGCGTATCGATTTTTCAGCTACGGAGATGCCATGTTCCTGACAGCCAGGGAGCCAAGCCGTGGTAGGCTGGCGAGCTCGAGTCAAACCGATTCGGCCAGCTCTGATTTCAGTGGAGAAAATTTGTGA